In the Ferroacidibacillus organovorans genome, one interval contains:
- a CDS encoding YheC/YheD family protein: MSRTNLLGVATTVYPQMKQVRSTFFTEMAKHAKRLDHRVVLLDPRAYGDLDRGFTGLLDDGDKTKSCFTRKNGLHLGAIYENVFVHLVMKGMARPLRRDAKHLDIPLFNPLVPGKFTMNNMAQKLPDDTIRVPKTIAVQRFEQITTFFDQHQTAYLKPIGGYGGRNVFRVAKTARGFSVQCDRYLEQGKMRRDFSTSEFNAFTKRLLARKPHLIQEEIPLVHVDQGRMDFRVVMQRDIGGVWRRVGVVPKVADRGGVVTNLVAGGHRLSLLEAKDVFEKNYGVFPAERLERAAHALSKMVESKHPTFGIAGYDLGVDADGGVWFIEMNPKPARSLLTREMRKVSAKYTAEFAVYLASRD; the protein is encoded by the coding sequence ATGAGCCGGACAAATCTACTCGGTGTTGCGACAACAGTATATCCGCAAATGAAACAGGTGCGCTCCACGTTTTTTACGGAGATGGCAAAGCACGCAAAGCGTTTGGATCATCGCGTGGTGTTGCTTGATCCTCGCGCGTATGGGGATTTGGATCGAGGTTTTACGGGACTTTTGGATGATGGCGACAAAACAAAATCATGTTTTACTCGAAAAAACGGTCTGCATCTTGGTGCGATCTATGAGAATGTGTTTGTTCATCTTGTCATGAAAGGAATGGCGAGACCACTCAGACGTGATGCAAAACATCTCGACATTCCGCTTTTCAATCCACTCGTTCCAGGAAAATTCACCATGAACAACATGGCGCAAAAGCTTCCAGATGATACGATTCGTGTGCCAAAAACGATTGCTGTACAGCGATTCGAACAAATCACGACGTTTTTTGATCAACATCAGACGGCCTATTTAAAGCCAATAGGCGGCTATGGCGGACGCAATGTGTTTCGTGTTGCGAAAACGGCGCGGGGCTTTTCCGTGCAGTGTGATCGCTACCTTGAACAGGGTAAAATGAGGCGAGACTTCTCTACTTCTGAATTCAATGCGTTTACGAAGCGCCTTTTGGCCCGCAAGCCACATCTAATTCAGGAAGAGATACCGCTTGTTCACGTGGATCAGGGAAGAATGGATTTTCGCGTCGTGATGCAAAGAGATATCGGAGGTGTGTGGCGGCGCGTCGGAGTCGTACCGAAAGTGGCCGATCGCGGGGGGGTTGTCACAAACCTTGTTGCAGGCGGCCATCGGCTGAGTCTGCTCGAAGCGAAAGATGTGTTTGAAAAAAATTATGGCGTGTTTCCTGCTGAAAGGCTGGAGCGAGCGGCGCACGCACTTTCCAAAATGGTCGAAAGCAAACATCCAACCTTTGGGATTGCCGGTTATGACCTCGGTGTCGACGCAGACGGGGGAGTGTGGTTCATTGAGATGAATCCAAAACCGGCACGCTCACTTTTGACGCGAGAGATGAGAAAGGTGTCGGCAAAGTACACTGCGGAGTTCGCTGTGTATTTGGCGTCGCGCGACTAG
- the queF gene encoding preQ(1) synthase, translating into MSTKPSKELDPIPNPYPHRDYEITIEAPEFTTLCPKTGQPDFGTITIRYRPGPYIIELKSLKLYLWSFRDEGHFHEEVSNLIADDFIKYAKPKYMELIGRYNVRGGISTNVRVEYVDGEIVR; encoded by the coding sequence GTGTCGACAAAACCGTCTAAAGAGCTTGATCCGATTCCCAATCCTTACCCGCATCGCGACTATGAAATCACGATTGAGGCGCCTGAGTTCACGACGCTTTGCCCTAAAACGGGGCAGCCCGATTTTGGGACGATTACGATTCGCTATCGCCCGGGGCCGTACATCATCGAGCTAAAATCACTCAAGCTCTATCTCTGGAGCTTTCGTGATGAAGGCCATTTTCACGAAGAGGTCTCCAATTTGATTGCCGATGACTTTATTAAATACGCCAAGCCGAAATACATGGAACTCATCGGGCGTTACAACGTGCGTGGGGGAATTTCCACGAATGTGCGCGTAGAGTACGTGGACGGTGAAATTGTACGATAG